From the genome of Novosphingobium sp. TH158, one region includes:
- a CDS encoding nitrate/nitrite transporter yields the protein MDETGEFRRNWRPLAGAFLGIGSALSLNTYILSTFAPYFIAEFGWTKEQWTWLSVVQMMVIFSIPVSGRLADRFGVWRTAAVGALSYPLFLVAIAFMDGSLMTYFWIYVIQTIVCSTTTSTVYNRVVAQAFVRNRGLAMGLAGSGAPLIGAIGAPLISLYVQNYGFSAGYVLVAAFCMACAVGTLWLLKGVKDEPTKASARADYGAVLSDRAFWIMLAATFLVNVPFSLATTQIKLVSGEQGLPDTAAALMVTAIGLASVAGRFIFGIAIDRLNPPRVAAFGFALPVLGLLLLASPLDSFAVVLFAMVLIGFAFGSEADVVPVLVARHFGIARFGTVVGLLTAAMGAAMAGGSILIALVQRATGSFNGYLFVAAAMTAVGSLLFLMLGGRRFTPVPTAHS from the coding sequence ATGGACGAGACGGGCGAATTCCGCCGCAACTGGCGGCCGCTGGCTGGCGCGTTCCTGGGCATCGGTTCGGCACTGTCGCTGAACACCTATATCCTTTCCACCTTTGCGCCCTATTTCATCGCGGAATTCGGCTGGACCAAGGAGCAGTGGACCTGGCTGTCGGTCGTCCAGATGATGGTGATCTTCTCGATTCCGGTTTCCGGCCGCCTTGCCGATCGCTTCGGCGTCTGGCGGACAGCAGCCGTGGGGGCGCTCAGCTATCCGCTGTTCCTGGTGGCCATCGCTTTCATGGATGGCAGCCTGATGACCTATTTCTGGATCTACGTGATCCAGACCATCGTCTGCTCAACCACCACCTCCACGGTCTATAACCGTGTCGTTGCCCAGGCTTTCGTGCGCAACCGGGGCTTGGCCATGGGCCTCGCGGGATCGGGCGCGCCGCTGATCGGGGCGATCGGTGCGCCGCTTATCAGCCTCTATGTGCAGAACTACGGGTTCAGTGCCGGTTATGTGCTGGTTGCGGCGTTCTGCATGGCCTGCGCCGTGGGGACCCTGTGGCTGCTGAAGGGCGTGAAGGATGAGCCGACCAAGGCCAGCGCCCGCGCGGATTATGGCGCGGTCCTCTCCGACCGGGCCTTCTGGATCATGCTGGCGGCCACTTTCCTGGTGAACGTGCCCTTCAGCCTTGCCACCACGCAGATCAAGCTGGTTTCAGGCGAACAGGGCCTGCCCGATACTGCCGCCGCATTGATGGTAACGGCGATCGGCCTGGCTTCCGTTGCCGGGCGCTTCATCTTCGGTATCGCGATTGACCGGCTGAACCCGCCGCGCGTTGCCGCCTTCGGCTTTGCGCTGCCCGTGCTGGGCCTGCTGCTGCTCGCCAGCCCGCTTGACAGCTTTGCCGTCGTGCTGTTCGCCATGGTGCTGATCGGCTTTGCCTTCGGCAGCGAGGCGGATGTCGTGCCGGTGCTGGTGGCCCGGCACTTCGGCATTGCCCGCTTCGGCACCGTGGTTGGCCTGCTGACGGCGGCCATGGGCGCGGCCATGGCTGGCGGTTCGATCCTGATCGCGCTGGTCCAGCGCGCCACCGGCAGCTTCAACGGCTACCTGTTCGTGGCAGCCGCGATGACGGCGGTGGGATCGCTGCTGTTCCTGATGCTGGGCGGCCGGCGCTTCACGCCGGTGCCGACAGCTCACTCGTAA
- the rpoZ gene encoding DNA-directed RNA polymerase subunit omega, producing the protein MARVTVEDCVDKVPNRFDLVLLAAQRAREISGGAELTVDRDRDKNPVVALREIAEQTIVPSNLNETLINSLQRVLPEDDDEVDEIGSLSQSAEALRITAAAPVRNTSLGGDYDG; encoded by the coding sequence ATGGCGCGCGTTACCGTTGAAGATTGCGTCGACAAGGTTCCGAACCGCTTCGACCTCGTCCTGCTTGCCGCGCAGCGCGCGCGCGAGATTTCGGGCGGCGCCGAATTGACCGTCGATCGCGATCGCGACAAGAACCCGGTCGTTGCCCTGCGCGAAATCGCCGAGCAGACCATCGTTCCGTCGAACCTCAATGAAACGCTGATCAATTCGCTGCAGCGCGTTCTTCCCGAAGACGATGACGAGGTCGATGAAATCGGCTCGCTCAGCCAGTCGGCCGAAGCCCTGCGCATCACGGCTGCGGCGCCGGTGCGCAACACCTCGCTGGGTGGTGACTACGACGGCTGA
- a CDS encoding DUF3667 domain-containing protein, whose translation MSGAEAIGEVAQGALAARAVEPGHGEAADGHTHESACLNCDTPLVGSYCHACGQSAHVHRTLGAFFHDLLHGVFHFEGKVWRTLPALALRPGQMTREYIDGKRARYVSPVALFLFSVFLMFAVVKQFGLDLGQAADVSVNGRHVAGLEANQRDLDALKARRAELVKQGKPTDAIDGEIEGREAAITVLEELRQPVDAVAKQAAAPAQAVSSSDIPAIRDLLSKVRDNPRLALFQLQTNAYKFAWLLIPISVTFIWLLFPFSRRFGLYDHTVFVTYSLCFMMLLLSVLTLGNAAGLDVLLIGMGLIPPLHIYKQVRHAYGLSRAAALWRTAAMLVYAFAALSFFLMAVLALSAG comes from the coding sequence ATGAGCGGCGCGGAGGCTATCGGAGAAGTCGCACAGGGCGCCCTTGCTGCGCGGGCCGTCGAGCCCGGACACGGCGAGGCGGCGGACGGGCACACGCATGAAAGCGCCTGCCTGAACTGCGATACGCCGCTGGTCGGCAGCTATTGCCACGCCTGCGGGCAGTCCGCGCATGTCCACCGCACGCTGGGTGCCTTCTTCCACGACCTGCTGCACGGGGTGTTCCACTTCGAAGGCAAGGTCTGGCGCACCCTGCCCGCGCTGGCGCTGCGCCCCGGACAGATGACCCGCGAATACATCGACGGCAAGCGGGCCCGCTATGTCTCCCCGGTCGCCCTGTTCCTGTTCAGCGTCTTCCTGATGTTCGCGGTGGTCAAGCAATTCGGGCTGGACCTGGGCCAGGCGGCCGATGTCAGCGTAAATGGAAGGCACGTTGCCGGACTTGAGGCGAATCAGCGCGACCTGGATGCGCTCAAGGCTCGGCGCGCGGAGCTGGTCAAACAGGGCAAGCCGACTGATGCCATCGACGGCGAGATCGAAGGGCGCGAAGCGGCGATTACCGTGCTGGAGGAGCTGCGCCAGCCTGTCGATGCCGTGGCGAAACAGGCTGCCGCGCCGGCCCAGGCCGTATCGAGCAGCGACATTCCCGCAATCCGCGATCTCTTGTCCAAGGTGCGCGACAATCCCCGGCTGGCGCTGTTCCAGCTACAGACCAATGCCTACAAGTTCGCCTGGCTGCTGATCCCGATTTCCGTGACATTCATCTGGCTGCTGTTCCCCTTCAGCCGGCGCTTCGGGCTTTACGACCACACCGTCTTCGTCACCTATTCGCTGTGCTTCATGATGCTGCTGCTGTCGGTGCTGACGCTGGGCAATGCGGCCGGGCTGGACGTACTGCTGATCGGCATGGGCCTGATACCGCCCCTGCACATCTACAAGCAGGTGCGCCACGCCTACGGACTCAGTCGCGCCGCAGCCCTGTGGCGGACGGCGGCGATGCTGGTCTATGCCTTCGCCGCGCTGTCATTCTTCCTGATGGCAGTCCTGGCCCTGTCGGCGGGCTAG
- the ftsH gene encoding ATP-dependent zinc metalloprotease FtsH — MNDEQPPQNPWLRSLLVWGGIFLALLLVVSMLSPREATTGAPIAYSDFRAKVAEGSVSEVQVSSDRITGKYKNGDTFSTVPIPGDTSLGPLLADNGVKFAGKPKEEMSVVTYILIQALPFILIMGIAFFALRQMQKGGGGGAMGFGKSKAKLLTERHGRVTFDDVAGIDEAREELEEIVEFLKDPSRFAKLGGKIPKGALLVGSPGTGKTLLARAIAGEAGVPFFTISGSDFVEMFVGVGASRVRDMFEQAKKSAPCIVFIDEIDAVGRHRGHGLGNSNDEREQTLNQLLVEMDGFEANEGIIIIAATNRPDVLDPALLRPGRFDRQVVVPVPDIEGREKILAVHMKKVPLAPDVNARTIARGTPGFSGADLANLVNEAALLAARRNKRLVAMQEFEDAKDKVMMGAERRSMVMTEDEKRMTAYHEAGHAIVSVNEEASDPIHKATIIPRGRALGMVMRLPERDNYSYHRDKMHANLSVAMGGRVAEEIIFGYDKVSSGASSDIQYATGLARNMVTKWGMSDKLGPLQYEDQYEGYLGMGGAQRTFASNETNKLIDSEIRGLVDGAHARATKILKKEEKNLHLLAQALLEYETLSGDEIKELLETGKIDRPDVPKGPAAPTPVKGSAIPKAGKRFTGTAPQGA; from the coding sequence ATGAACGACGAACAGCCTCCGCAGAACCCCTGGCTCCGCAGCCTTCTGGTCTGGGGCGGAATCTTCCTGGCCCTGCTGCTCGTCGTCTCGATGCTGAGCCCGCGCGAGGCGACCACCGGGGCGCCCATCGCCTATTCCGATTTCCGCGCCAAGGTGGCCGAAGGCTCTGTCTCGGAAGTGCAGGTCAGCTCAGACCGCATTACCGGCAAGTACAAGAACGGCGATACCTTCTCCACGGTTCCGATCCCCGGCGATACCTCGCTGGGGCCGCTGCTTGCCGATAACGGCGTGAAGTTTGCCGGAAAGCCCAAGGAAGAGATGTCGGTTGTCACCTACATCCTGATCCAGGCCCTGCCGTTCATCCTGATCATGGGCATCGCCTTCTTCGCACTGCGCCAGATGCAGAAGGGCGGCGGTGGCGGCGCCATGGGCTTTGGCAAGTCCAAGGCCAAGTTGCTGACCGAACGCCACGGGCGCGTTACGTTCGATGACGTTGCCGGCATCGACGAAGCGCGTGAGGAACTGGAAGAGATCGTCGAATTCCTCAAGGACCCGTCGCGCTTTGCCAAGCTGGGCGGCAAGATCCCGAAGGGCGCGCTGCTGGTCGGCTCGCCCGGTACCGGCAAGACCCTGCTGGCCCGCGCTATCGCGGGTGAGGCGGGCGTGCCCTTCTTCACCATTTCCGGTTCGGACTTTGTCGAAATGTTCGTCGGCGTCGGTGCCAGCCGCGTGCGCGACATGTTCGAACAGGCCAAGAAGAGCGCGCCCTGCATCGTTTTCATCGACGAAATCGACGCCGTTGGCCGCCACCGTGGCCATGGCCTCGGCAATTCGAACGACGAACGCGAGCAGACGCTGAACCAGCTGCTGGTCGAGATGGACGGCTTCGAAGCGAACGAGGGCATCATCATCATCGCCGCGACCAACCGGCCCGACGTGCTGGATCCCGCTCTGCTGCGCCCCGGCCGTTTCGACCGTCAGGTCGTCGTGCCGGTTCCCGATATCGAAGGGCGCGAGAAGATCCTCGCCGTCCACATGAAGAAGGTGCCGCTGGCCCCCGACGTCAATGCCCGCACCATCGCGCGCGGCACGCCCGGTTTCTCCGGTGCCGACCTTGCAAACCTGGTGAACGAGGCTGCCCTGCTGGCTGCTCGCCGCAACAAGCGCCTGGTTGCCATGCAGGAATTCGAGGACGCCAAGGACAAGGTCATGATGGGCGCGGAACGCCGCTCCATGGTGATGACCGAGGACGAAAAGCGCATGACCGCCTATCACGAGGCCGGGCACGCCATCGTCTCGGTGAACGAGGAAGCCTCAGACCCGATCCACAAGGCAACGATCATCCCGCGCGGCCGTGCGCTGGGCATGGTCATGCGCCTGCCGGAACGCGACAACTATTCCTACCACCGCGACAAGATGCACGCGAACCTCTCGGTCGCGATGGGCGGGCGCGTCGCCGAGGAGATCATCTTCGGCTATGACAAGGTCAGCTCGGGCGCCAGCTCGGACATCCAGTACGCCACGGGCCTGGCGCGCAACATGGTCACCAAGTGGGGCATGTCGGACAAGCTTGGCCCGCTGCAGTACGAAGATCAGTACGAAGGCTATCTCGGCATGGGCGGGGCGCAGCGCACCTTTGCCTCGAACGAGACGAACAAGCTGATCGACAGCGAAATCCGCGGTCTCGTCGATGGTGCCCATGCCCGGGCAACCAAGATCCTGAAGAAGGAGGAGAAGAACCTCCACCTGCTCGCCCAGGCACTGCTCGAATACGAGACGCTGAGCGGCGACGAGATCAAGGAACTGCTCGAAACCGGCAAGATCGACCGCCCCGACGTGCCGAAGGGCCCTGCGGCTCCGACCCCGGTCAAGGGATCGGCGATCCCCAAGGCCGGCAAGCGGTTCACCGGTACGGCGCCGCAGGGAGCCTAA
- a CDS encoding complex I NDUFA9 subunit family protein, translating to MTTSEGNLAGKLVVLVGGSGFFGAHVAQELLSRGARLRVVCRNPKKAFRLKPLANLGQIQFVRADLTDRAVLPAVVADADAVVNLVGAFGGDLDAVHVHGPAALAKAAGEAGAEAFVHISALGCDAESEVDYARTKAAGEAAVLAAFPKATILRPSIIFGSDDNFITMFARLISRLPVLPVFGPDAKLQPVFVDDAAHAVANALTNPGKHGGKTYDVAGPEVITMGELNRRIAKAQGRKPLFADLPDAVSGMIATCTGWLPGAPISSDQWKLLKAGNVAGKGPGLKELGVAPRPLSLFLDRWMVAYRKHGRFSDKRGLA from the coding sequence ATGACGACTTCTGAAGGCAATCTTGCCGGCAAGCTGGTGGTTCTGGTGGGCGGCAGCGGCTTCTTCGGCGCACACGTGGCGCAGGAGCTGCTCTCGCGCGGGGCGCGCCTGCGCGTCGTATGCCGCAATCCCAAGAAGGCATTCCGCCTCAAGCCGCTGGCGAACCTTGGCCAGATCCAGTTCGTCCGCGCCGACCTTACCGACCGCGCCGTGCTTCCCGCCGTGGTTGCCGATGCCGATGCGGTGGTGAACCTTGTCGGCGCCTTCGGCGGCGATCTCGATGCCGTCCATGTCCATGGTCCCGCAGCCCTGGCCAAGGCCGCAGGCGAAGCCGGCGCCGAAGCATTCGTCCACATCTCCGCACTGGGCTGCGATGCCGAGAGCGAGGTTGACTATGCCCGCACCAAGGCAGCCGGCGAAGCCGCAGTGCTTGCGGCGTTCCCCAAGGCGACGATCCTGCGTCCCTCGATCATCTTCGGTTCGGACGACAATTTCATCACCATGTTCGCCCGGCTGATTTCCAGGCTGCCGGTCCTGCCGGTCTTCGGGCCTGATGCAAAACTGCAGCCGGTATTCGTTGACGATGCCGCCCATGCCGTGGCCAATGCCCTGACCAATCCCGGCAAGCACGGCGGCAAGACCTATGATGTCGCCGGGCCGGAAGTCATCACCATGGGCGAGCTGAACCGCCGCATCGCCAAGGCGCAGGGCCGCAAGCCGCTGTTCGCCGACCTTCCCGACGCGGTTTCCGGCATGATTGCCACCTGCACCGGCTGGCTGCCGGGCGCACCGATCTCGTCCGACCAGTGGAAGCTGCTGAAGGCGGGCAATGTTGCCGGCAAGGGCCCCGGGCTGAAGGAACTGGGCGTGGCGCCCCGGCCGCTTTCGCTGTTCCTTGACCGCTGGATGGTTGCCTACCGCAAGCACGGCCGCTTTAGTGACAAGCGCGGGCTGGCCTGA
- a CDS encoding glutathione S-transferase family protein, protein MWQLYQFPLCPFSRKVRLLMSEKGVGYELWRENPWEGRDEFLALNPAGRTPVLHDPEKALTLVDSRAICEFFEETVEKNQMIGGNAAARAEVRRLVALFDENFFEDVTGPLLLEKMKKRVILRQPPDSRALRQAMKLAHEHLYYIDYLLDRRPWLAGATMSLADIAAAAQISVADYLNGIDWAGHEQTRSWYAVMKSRPSFRPLLAERQDGIHPPEHYADVDG, encoded by the coding sequence ATGTGGCAGCTTTACCAGTTCCCCCTCTGTCCGTTCAGCCGCAAGGTGCGCCTGCTCATGTCCGAAAAGGGCGTGGGCTATGAACTGTGGCGCGAAAACCCGTGGGAAGGCCGCGACGAGTTTCTCGCGCTCAATCCTGCGGGAAGAACGCCGGTGCTTCACGATCCGGAAAAGGCGCTGACGCTCGTCGACAGCCGGGCGATCTGCGAATTTTTCGAGGAAACGGTCGAAAAGAACCAGATGATCGGCGGCAATGCCGCTGCCCGGGCAGAGGTGCGCCGGCTGGTGGCGCTGTTCGACGAGAACTTTTTCGAGGACGTGACCGGGCCGTTGCTGCTCGAAAAGATGAAGAAGCGCGTGATCCTGCGCCAGCCGCCTGACAGCCGCGCCCTGCGGCAGGCGATGAAGCTGGCGCACGAACACCTGTACTACATCGATTACCTGCTCGATCGCCGTCCCTGGCTGGCCGGCGCGACCATGAGCCTGGCCGATATTGCCGCCGCCGCGCAGATCTCGGTTGCCGATTACCTCAACGGTATCGACTGGGCCGGGCATGAACAGACGCGCAGCTGGTATGCCGTTATGAAAAGCCGGCCGAGCTTCCGCCCGCTGCTTGCCGAACGGCAGGACGGGATTCACCCGCCCGAGCACTACGCCGACGTTGACGGATAA
- a CDS encoding ParA family protein has protein sequence MAVIGVYSAKGGVGKTTLAVDLAWRCAHYGQSRTLLWDLDPQGGSAYLLGAEDRRLPRAASVFQRDGRPRELIEPTDYSHLHLLKSDDSLRTLSVALARIGHKRRLAQLATTLSSEFDRIVLDCPPVINEVSEQVLNAADVLVVPLRAAPMAIRTLQSVRRELSALHGRHPPILPVLTMYNAQRPMQRATRESEARGWPVVPMANQVEQAAAARCPVGANAKGSRADRALHRLWSGIEAKLAERAGAALSQGVPVPA, from the coding sequence ATGGCTGTGATCGGCGTTTACAGCGCCAAGGGCGGCGTTGGCAAAACCACCCTCGCGGTGGACCTTGCCTGGCGCTGTGCCCATTACGGGCAATCGCGCACCCTTTTGTGGGATCTCGATCCGCAAGGCGGCTCTGCCTACCTCCTTGGTGCAGAGGACCGGCGCCTGCCGCGCGCCGCTTCAGTTTTCCAGCGTGATGGACGCCCGCGCGAGCTGATCGAGCCGACGGACTACAGCCACCTTCACCTGCTCAAGTCCGATGACAGCCTTCGCACCCTGTCCGTGGCGCTGGCCCGGATCGGCCACAAGCGGCGGCTGGCGCAGCTTGCCACCACGCTTTCTTCCGAGTTCGACCGCATCGTCCTCGATTGCCCGCCGGTGATCAACGAGGTGAGCGAGCAGGTGCTTAACGCCGCCGACGTGCTCGTCGTGCCCCTGCGTGCCGCCCCGATGGCCATCAGGACCCTGCAATCGGTCCGACGCGAACTTTCCGCGCTCCACGGCCGCCATCCGCCCATCCTGCCGGTGCTCACCATGTATAACGCCCAGCGGCCGATGCAGCGGGCAACCCGCGAAAGCGAGGCGCGCGGTTGGCCGGTGGTGCCGATGGCAAACCAGGTGGAACAGGCTGCCGCGGCGCGCTGCCCGGTCGGGGCGAACGCCAAGGGTTCGCGCGCGGATCGGGCGCTGCATCGCCTGTGGTCCGGCATCGAGGCAAAGCTTGCCGAACGGGCCGGTGCCGCCCTGTCGCAGGGCGTGCCCGTTCCGGCGTGA